One stretch of Deinococcus sp. LM3 DNA includes these proteins:
- a CDS encoding Mov34/MPN/PAD-1 family protein → MNLELPLPTGGTVTVTAAVLNALWGFVQHQPDATEAGGMLIGHHPEATPGIILDRHTTPQPEDQRSRYRYHRDQAAHQVLLSMQWTLSGHTRTYVGEWHTHPEAVPTPSKLDRRSWKAALRETDFRGPGLVFIIVGTQRTRVWFGQKGQTTFPLLVEMPTGGQHGTQEETSN, encoded by the coding sequence ATGAATCTGGAATTGCCCTTACCGACAGGCGGCACCGTCACGGTCACGGCTGCCGTTCTGAACGCGCTGTGGGGCTTCGTGCAGCATCAGCCGGACGCCACAGAGGCTGGCGGCATGCTGATCGGCCACCATCCTGAGGCAACGCCAGGCATCATCCTCGACCGGCACACTACGCCACAACCGGAAGACCAGCGCAGCCGCTACCGTTACCACCGGGATCAGGCGGCGCATCAGGTGCTCCTGAGCATGCAGTGGACCCTAAGCGGCCACACGCGCACATACGTCGGAGAGTGGCACACGCACCCAGAGGCTGTACCGACTCCGTCCAAGCTGGATCGGCGCAGCTGGAAGGCGGCGCTTCGGGAGACCGACTTCCGCGGGCCGGGTTTGGTGTTCATCATCGTCGGCACCCAACGCACGCGCGTGTGGTTCGGGCAGAAGGGTCAGACAACGTTCCCTTTGTTGGTTGAGATGCCCACAGGAGGCCAGCATGGCACCCAAGAAGAAACAAGCAACTGA
- a CDS encoding nucleotidyltransferase, which translates to MADIQRHFETFVNTIKLSGEEEILRQKRTAIVDALRIGLERDFKARGEAVPTFTHFNQGSYSLKTGVKPEGSSNDYDIDVGIVFAEDPKDHADDPVKLKRWVRDALDGHTKDIRIKTPCVTVMYQVGYHVDLAVYAHPDKKTSGELPLSWGKEHAAVQEWQDNHPSKLADLIKQTFPDKEQRRQFRRVLRALKRWRDRKYKSATSHAAPVGVGLTVAGLTWFRPQIDTFNQTANDRLATELFVRQLLANFRDGVWSSKDEASGRRLVVKLPFTPYKDVFERINNSNMGKLEGFLKSLLADLETAGSASSTKDACAAMRRQFGPDFPEGDDTDGTTEGSKKHPPVIVPSHTSG; encoded by the coding sequence ATGGCTGACATCCAACGACACTTTGAAACGTTCGTCAACACGATCAAACTCAGTGGTGAGGAAGAGATTCTGCGCCAGAAGCGGACGGCCATCGTCGACGCTCTGCGGATCGGCCTCGAACGCGATTTCAAGGCGCGCGGGGAAGCCGTACCCACGTTTACGCACTTCAATCAGGGCAGCTACAGCCTGAAAACCGGGGTCAAGCCCGAAGGTAGTAGCAACGACTACGACATTGACGTCGGCATCGTCTTCGCTGAAGATCCCAAAGACCACGCCGATGACCCGGTCAAACTCAAGCGGTGGGTTCGCGACGCTCTGGACGGTCATACGAAGGACATCCGCATCAAAACGCCCTGCGTGACTGTGATGTACCAGGTCGGGTACCATGTCGACCTCGCCGTCTATGCCCACCCTGACAAGAAGACCAGCGGTGAATTGCCGCTGTCCTGGGGCAAGGAGCATGCAGCCGTGCAGGAGTGGCAGGACAACCACCCCAGCAAACTCGCTGACCTCATCAAGCAGACGTTTCCAGACAAAGAGCAGCGCCGTCAGTTCCGGCGCGTGTTGCGTGCCCTGAAGCGCTGGCGCGACCGTAAGTACAAAAGCGCGACCAGCCACGCTGCACCCGTGGGGGTCGGACTCACGGTGGCCGGCCTGACCTGGTTCCGCCCCCAGATCGACACCTTCAATCAGACCGCGAACGATCGGCTCGCCACGGAACTGTTCGTTCGTCAGCTGCTCGCCAACTTCAGGGATGGCGTGTGGAGTTCGAAGGATGAGGCTTCAGGCCGCCGACTTGTGGTGAAGCTCCCCTTCACCCCATACAAGGACGTCTTCGAGCGCATCAACAACAGCAACATGGGCAAGCTCGAAGGCTTCCTCAAGTCCCTCCTGGCTGACCTGGAAACTGCTGGCTCCGCAAGTTCCACCAAGGACGCGTGCGCCGCAATGCGCCGTCAGTTCGGTCCGGACTTTCCCGAAGGAGACGACACGGACGGCACCACCGAAGGGTCCAAGAAGCACCCGCCAGTGATTGTGCCCTCCCACACCTCCGGGTGA
- a CDS encoding IS66 family transposase produces the protein MGTGATEKDLFEIMRRQSEQIDQLIAENKALKAEIARLKKRIKELERRERKYAAPFSREKRTADPKSPGRRPGEGTFAHKASPTPQQITATVEVDTPNTCPRCGFTGLLIFTRQDKAWVTELVPQNAMQVTEYHVPVMECPQCHHAVRGDHPDLKADQVGATAHRLGPVLHATLQTLHHELGLPVRRIGRVMDLLGGLQITQGAITQAAQRLAADGSALAAHVDALQTQIQQAPYVHHDDTGWRIGAQNAWVGAFRSADTVLFRANLRHTNVEVREGLGQNFAGVLISDRFSSYDSRFLQDVRQQKCLAHLIRNADEVAAGLQRRPGRGELYGQRVAQVFRDGIRLHQDVTTGVCTREEYAQQGEELTLRLDALLNRAPLKSKANERLRLGILKQSVLERLWRFLKDPDIPPTNNAAERALRTVVMARKVSQCSKNAVGAQTYMRIKSTVETARLRGQDPVVVLTGLMR, from the coding sequence ATGGGCACTGGGGCGACTGAGAAGGATCTCTTCGAGATCATGCGTCGTCAGTCTGAGCAGATCGACCAACTGATCGCCGAGAACAAGGCCCTCAAAGCGGAAATCGCCCGCCTGAAGAAGCGCATCAAGGAACTCGAACGGCGGGAACGCAAGTACGCCGCCCCCTTCAGTCGGGAGAAGCGCACCGCCGATCCCAAATCACCAGGACGCCGTCCTGGTGAAGGTACCTTCGCCCACAAGGCCTCACCCACGCCACAGCAGATCACGGCCACCGTGGAGGTCGACACGCCCAACACCTGTCCTCGCTGTGGGTTCACGGGCCTGCTGATCTTCACCCGTCAGGACAAGGCCTGGGTCACGGAACTCGTCCCCCAGAACGCCATGCAGGTCACCGAGTACCACGTGCCCGTCATGGAGTGCCCGCAGTGTCACCACGCAGTGCGTGGTGACCATCCCGACCTGAAAGCCGATCAGGTCGGTGCGACTGCCCATCGACTCGGCCCCGTCCTGCACGCCACCCTGCAGACCCTGCATCACGAGCTAGGCCTGCCGGTCCGCCGAATCGGTCGGGTCATGGACCTCCTCGGCGGCCTCCAGATCACGCAGGGTGCGATCACGCAAGCCGCCCAGCGGCTTGCGGCCGACGGAAGCGCCCTGGCGGCCCACGTCGACGCACTGCAGACACAGATCCAGCAGGCGCCCTACGTGCATCACGACGACACCGGCTGGCGGATCGGCGCCCAGAACGCCTGGGTAGGCGCCTTCCGCAGCGCCGACACCGTGCTGTTCCGCGCGAACCTGCGTCACACGAACGTGGAAGTCCGGGAAGGTCTGGGGCAGAACTTCGCCGGCGTGCTGATCAGTGACCGTTTCTCCTCGTACGACAGCCGCTTCCTGCAGGACGTCCGGCAGCAGAAGTGCCTGGCGCACCTGATCCGCAACGCAGATGAGGTCGCCGCTGGTCTCCAGCGGCGACCCGGGCGGGGAGAGCTGTACGGGCAACGGGTCGCGCAGGTGTTCCGGGACGGCATCCGATTGCACCAGGACGTGACGACTGGGGTCTGTACGCGAGAGGAGTACGCGCAGCAGGGTGAGGAACTCACCCTGCGTCTGGACGCCCTGCTGAACCGGGCACCGCTGAAGTCGAAAGCGAACGAGCGACTCCGACTGGGCATCCTGAAGCAGAGCGTGCTCGAGCGGTTGTGGCGGTTCCTGAAGGACCCGGACATTCCACCGACGAACAACGCCGCGGAACGTGCCCTGCGGACAGTGGTGATGGCGAGGAAGGTCTCGCAGTGCAGCAAAAATGCGGTGGGTGCGCAGACGTACATGCGGATCAAGTCCACCGTGGAGACCGCGCGGTTGCGCGGTCAGGACCCTGTCGTGGTCCTGACCGGCTTGATGCGCTAA
- a CDS encoding SAVED domain-containing protein has translation MAPKKKQATDQPVTPAVTEVLEQKKTGGRTPLPPKVQNEVWGRAAGRCQFGGCNKPLLNDDLTGQRHNGAIIAHIVAAAANGPRGDAVRSPLLIKDPANLMLTCKAHGSLIDNHDYVDQYTEAVLQEYKQAHEKRVRDATAALDDQKTALMVIQGRIAGKESHIDLNEIRKAIHPRWPGSDDGVTVDLNHLTLGEDWDAYWQEASASINEGVKDIIRKVRQSSAHVSVFALAPIPLLTLLGFKLGSRLPADLFQKHRKKPNNPWCWDDGEPGIADEFNLFKPEEVDVTLTDVALVVSVSRKVNPDLVTRSLGVPHARFEIQARSTSTDFLKYRSQLELFATEYRYILKLIGEQFPNVERIHLFQASPAPLAIEAGRNLIEKADAELVVYDLNGARYYPALRLNGGRRSK, from the coding sequence ATGGCACCCAAGAAGAAACAAGCAACTGATCAACCCGTCACGCCCGCCGTCACGGAAGTTCTGGAACAGAAGAAAACGGGGGGGCGTACGCCATTACCACCAAAGGTGCAGAACGAGGTGTGGGGTCGGGCAGCAGGCCGCTGCCAATTCGGCGGCTGCAATAAGCCTCTGTTAAATGACGATCTGACGGGTCAACGACACAACGGAGCCATCATTGCGCACATTGTCGCGGCGGCCGCAAACGGCCCTCGCGGTGACGCCGTCCGGTCGCCTCTCCTGATCAAGGATCCTGCAAACCTTATGCTCACCTGCAAGGCGCATGGCAGCTTGATTGATAACCACGATTATGTCGACCAGTACACCGAAGCGGTCCTGCAGGAATACAAGCAGGCGCATGAGAAGCGCGTCCGTGATGCGACTGCCGCTCTTGATGATCAGAAGACGGCTCTGATGGTCATCCAAGGGCGCATCGCTGGGAAGGAGAGCCACATTGATCTCAACGAGATCCGCAAGGCCATTCATCCGCGGTGGCCCGGCAGTGACGATGGCGTGACAGTCGATCTCAATCACCTGACGTTGGGAGAAGACTGGGATGCCTATTGGCAAGAGGCCAGTGCCAGTATCAATGAAGGCGTCAAGGACATCATCAGAAAGGTTCGGCAAAGCTCGGCGCATGTTTCTGTGTTCGCCCTGGCACCTATTCCCCTGCTGACCCTCCTGGGCTTCAAGTTAGGGAGCCGCTTGCCGGCTGACCTATTCCAAAAGCACCGAAAAAAGCCGAATAACCCTTGGTGTTGGGATGACGGAGAGCCTGGCATCGCCGACGAGTTCAACTTGTTTAAGCCTGAGGAGGTAGATGTCACCCTGACCGATGTGGCCCTGGTGGTTTCCGTATCACGGAAAGTCAATCCCGACTTGGTAACAAGGAGCCTTGGTGTCCCACATGCCCGTTTTGAGATTCAAGCCCGGTCAACGAGTACCGACTTCCTGAAATACCGGAGCCAGCTCGAATTGTTTGCGACGGAATACCGCTACATCCTGAAATTGATTGGTGAGCAATTCCCGAACGTCGAACGAATCCATCTATTCCAGGCGTCGCCGGCGCCACTCGCGATTGAGGCGGGGCGGAACCTCATTGAGAAAGCCGACGCTGAACTAGTCGTCTACGACCTCAACGGTGCCAGGTATTATCCAGCCCTGCGATTGAACGGCGGGCGGCGGTCCAAATGA
- a CDS encoding ThiF family adenylyltransferase, with amino-acid sequence MAQPTAQVLAALDEFAATGALRDAQVKRATRHLTWATNHDVVAYVEGQLTILGWDVYVRVGVTSAFPHDLPFVQVAATGDDLDGQVTGHLESDGNVCFTASRDVLFDPHRPVDLLTACLGLATTTLSDARTSPDNSGILDEFASHWSHALPARKQVPLLPMYFTPDDRLRPVHAWRKADRRTAHQLSKRTSKAPVSASQLDIIAVADDPAAARQFDQLAPDRLVPPTATALYIPLQAGPSLLPPAPGHPWTVASLRDVVRRHLLPDTLTALDALLMQRQSPQDLIILGIPRPTGTGPGRYAAVAVRLSGMRAAHALLPASRLTHTRLTMQSVRRLDRAYVMQRGGSNDQLSNRRVLLLGCGALGGHLAFMLAAAGIGALTLVDLDTFTLDNTFRHALGRRFVGKPKVEAMALALRERYPYLQVTPVQGRTTQVIGREVHLGDFDLIVDATGSATHHLSLADLLRAGPHPPALLSWLDALGLGGHTATVYADQPGCPRCLYSDPAAPMWNAGSFIAPGQDVGRDALGCGTAFTPFTDLDAIRTAEFTARQAVAILTGAEGLSLLRSWKGARAALRAAHVTLSARAVRKRRHLNVGEGFAQVTCPICGDA; translated from the coding sequence GTGGCGCAACCCACTGCTCAAGTTCTGGCCGCCCTGGACGAGTTTGCCGCCACTGGCGCCTTGCGGGACGCCCAGGTCAAGCGCGCCACCCGTCACCTGACGTGGGCGACGAACCACGATGTGGTCGCCTACGTCGAAGGGCAGCTGACCATTCTGGGGTGGGACGTGTACGTGCGGGTGGGTGTCACATCGGCCTTCCCGCACGACCTGCCGTTCGTTCAGGTGGCGGCTACTGGGGACGATCTCGACGGGCAGGTTACCGGGCACCTGGAAAGCGATGGGAACGTGTGCTTCACCGCGTCCCGCGACGTGCTGTTCGACCCCCACCGCCCTGTGGATCTCCTCACCGCCTGCCTGGGCCTGGCCACCACCACCCTCAGCGATGCGCGGACATCACCTGACAACAGCGGAATCCTAGACGAGTTCGCCAGTCACTGGAGTCACGCTCTCCCAGCCAGGAAACAGGTGCCGCTCCTCCCGATGTACTTCACGCCTGACGACCGCCTGAGACCTGTGCACGCCTGGCGGAAGGCTGATCGCCGCACCGCGCATCAGCTGAGCAAGCGGACTTCAAAAGCGCCGGTGTCAGCCAGCCAGTTGGACATCATTGCAGTTGCCGATGATCCTGCCGCAGCTCGGCAGTTCGATCAACTTGCCCCGGATCGGTTGGTACCGCCCACGGCCACGGCGCTCTACATCCCTCTCCAGGCTGGTCCGTCCCTGCTGCCCCCTGCGCCCGGGCACCCCTGGACAGTGGCCAGTCTGCGGGACGTGGTGAGGCGCCACCTCCTACCTGACACACTGACTGCACTGGACGCGCTGCTGATGCAGCGACAGTCCCCACAGGATCTGATCATCCTGGGTATTCCCCGGCCGACAGGCACTGGGCCTGGACGGTACGCCGCCGTGGCCGTGCGCCTCAGTGGCATGCGTGCTGCGCACGCCCTCCTGCCTGCTTCGAGGCTGACCCACACCCGCCTGACCATGCAGTCCGTGCGGCGCCTTGACCGGGCGTACGTGATGCAGCGTGGTGGCAGCAATGACCAGCTCAGCAACCGACGCGTGTTGCTGCTCGGGTGCGGCGCGCTGGGCGGACACCTTGCATTCATGCTGGCAGCCGCTGGGATCGGCGCGCTGACCCTGGTTGACCTGGATACCTTCACTCTGGACAACACGTTCCGTCACGCGCTGGGACGGCGCTTCGTGGGAAAGCCCAAGGTGGAGGCGATGGCGCTGGCCCTGCGGGAACGCTACCCGTATCTCCAGGTGACGCCCGTGCAGGGGCGGACGACGCAGGTCATCGGGCGTGAAGTCCATCTCGGCGACTTCGACCTGATCGTTGACGCGACCGGGAGTGCCACCCATCACCTCAGCCTCGCCGACCTCCTGAGGGCCGGGCCGCATCCCCCCGCGTTGCTCTCCTGGCTAGACGCGTTGGGTCTCGGGGGGCACACCGCCACGGTGTACGCCGATCAACCTGGCTGCCCCCGGTGCCTGTACAGCGACCCGGCCGCGCCCATGTGGAATGCCGGATCGTTCATTGCGCCGGGGCAGGATGTCGGTCGGGATGCACTGGGCTGCGGCACGGCCTTTACACCCTTTACGGATCTGGACGCCATCCGGACGGCTGAGTTCACTGCGCGTCAGGCGGTGGCCATCCTCACCGGAGCGGAGGGGCTGTCTTTGCTGCGCTCTTGGAAGGGCGCCCGCGCCGCTCTCCGCGCGGCCCATGTCACACTCAGCGCACGGGCAGTAAGAAAGCGGCGGCACCTGAATGTCGGCGAGGGGTTTGCTCAGGTCACCTGCCCAATCTGTGGAGACGCATGA
- a CDS encoding KTSC domain-containing protein, with translation MHHVPVSSSNLASVGYDALTQTLEVAFQNGSLYSYAGVPAAVHQDLMSASSHGTYFSANIRNKYPTRKLR, from the coding sequence ATGCACCACGTCCCCGTTTCATCAAGCAATCTCGCTTCTGTTGGCTATGACGCTCTTACGCAGACTTTGGAAGTCGCTTTCCAGAATGGCAGTCTGTATAGCTATGCGGGCGTCCCTGCTGCAGTTCATCAAGACTTGATGAGCGCGTCGTCGCACGGTACGTACTTCTCCGCCAACATTCGGAACAAATACCCCACACGCAAACTGCGCTAG